One Thermosipho africanus Ob7 genomic window, ATTTATTTTTCCGTTTTTGTCAATAACTTTAATATTAGAATTTCGAATAGCAACTAAGATATTTAATATTTCGAAAGACTTTGGATTTTCTTCAAATATTTCTTTTATAGCTTCTTTAAGATTCTTTTTTCCAATTAAATAATTAAGTTGATTTAATTTTAATTCTAATTTTGATACATTTTTAATAACTTTTTGAAAATCTGTTATTGAATCTAAAGCTATATTTGTGTCAGATAGAGTGTTTATAAATTCATCAAAATTCATTTTATCACCTTAATTTTCATAGTTTCTAATCAAAATTTCTCTTATATACCCTCTTTTCTCACTATTAGAATTAATAGATCTTTTTGCAAAAATTCTTTCTATTATATAGTTTTTGTATAAATTATCAAAAAAACTGTCGTTTGGATCGAAATTTTTTGGATCAGAATTACTAAGTATTGCTTTGGCCCCTTTTGACGTTACATAGTCAAAAAATTTTTTAAGTCTTATTTGTTCGTTGTCATCAAAATCGTTTGCTGAATATGATGTGAAGCTTGAAGTTTTACTAATAGGCCTATATGGAGGATCAAAGTATATTAAAGTTTCTTCATCAAGGGGAAAATTTTTGCTTATTTCAAAGTCCCCAGAATATATATTTACATTTTTCAGTTTATTTGCAACGGCTATTAAATTTTCTTGATCAAGAATTTTTGGATTTTTGTATTTCCCAAAGGGAACGTTAAATTCGCCTTTTTTATTTGTTCTGTATAGCCCATTAAAGCAAGTTTTGTTTAAAAATATTAGTAGTGCAGCTTTTTTGATTTTATCTTCTTTTTCTTGATTGTATTCTTCTCTTTTTAAGTAGTAGTATTCTTTTCTTTTATTTTCTGAAAGACTTTTGTACTCATCGGCGAATGACTTTAATTGTTCGATGAGCTCAAATACATTGTTTTTGATAACAAGATATAAATTTATCAAATTTTCGTTTATATCAATAATATATGCTTCTTTAATTTTATAATTATTTAAAAGATGGAATAATAAGGCGCCGCTTCCTACAAATGGTTCAATGTATCTCATAGGTTTTCCTTTTTTAAGCATTGAAGGTAATCTTTTATCAATTTCTTTTATTAACTGTGTTTTTCCACCAGCCCATTTAAGAAAAGGCTTTGCTTTTTTTTCATATGTAAATAAATTTAATTGCAATATATCACATCCCTTGCTTTTTATATTATAACATCTATTAAAATAAAAAAAAGTGGAGTTTAACACTCCACTTTTTGGCTCCGGCGGAGGGACTCGAACCCCCAACCTAGTGGTTAACAGCCACCCGCTCTGCCTATTGAGCTACGCCGGAATCCATCGTTATCACTTTATATTATACCATATTTCCTGTTTTTTGTCAATAATCACTTTTTATGGGATATATACTTATAACACTAATAAAAATATATCATAAGTTGTGAAAATGTCAACTTTCAATTTCCCTTTTTAATATTTTTAAGCAACATAAATTTTAACTTTTTACTCTTTACAAAATTTTATTTTAGATTTAAAATCAAGATGTAGGAGGGGGATACATGAAAGACAAAAAACTTTTAAAAATAAAATCATTATCATTTATTTATTATATATTCCCGCAAAGGGAACTTTGATTGTGCAAAAATGAGGAGCCTAATGCTCCTCATTTTCATTTTAAATGTGGAGGGGTGTTATGTGCGGAATAGCAGGGGTTTGGAACGTTGAAAAATCTTATAACGTTTTACATGATTTATTGCTTGGATTACAACACAGAGGACAAGAAAGTGTTGGAATAGTTCTTGAAGATTTTAAAATGATAAAAAACAAGGGACTAGTTTCTCAAGTTTTGAATGAGTCAAACTTTTTACCAGGAAATAGTGGTATAGGCCATGTTAGGTATTCTACATACGGCTCAAACACAGAGATTCAGCCGCTTATAGGTATTACATCAAAAGGAAAATTTGCAATAGCACACAATGGTAACATTCCTGATGCAGAATCTAGAATTAACTCACTTGTGGAAAAAGGTTCTGTCTTTAATTCAACTCTTGATACTGAAATTTTCCTTCATTATATTTCTCTTGCCCCGTACTCTGATCCAATACTATCAATTCAATGGGCATTTTCAAGAATTCCTTCGGCTTATTCTGTTGTTATACTTGGAAAAGACAAGTTAATAGCAGCAAGAGATAGGTTTGGATTTAGACCTCTTTTTTATGGAAAGTACAAAAACGGTTATGTTATAGCATCAGAAGACTCAGTTCTTTATTCAATAGGTGCAAATAAAATTGTTGAGGTATTGCCTGGAGAAATAGTAATTTTTTCTGATAGTGGAATTGAAAAGGTAAAGTATGCAAACACTGATGTTAAATTTTGCTCTTTTGAATATATCTATTTTTCAAGACCAGATAGTAACTTTTTGTATGGAAATGTACACAGAGCAAGATATAGAATGGGAGAAATTTTATTTGAAGAAAGCAACATGAGGGGAGATATAGTTATTCCAATTCTAGATTCAGGATTTTCAGGAGCACTCGGTTTTTCAGCAGCATCAAGGATTCCGATAGAACTTGGTCTTATGAGAAACAGGTATCTTGGAAGAAGCTTTATTATGCCTGAAAATCGTGAAGAGATAATAAAAAGAAAGCTTGTTCCAATACCAGAAGTTATAAAGGATAAAGAAGTTATAATAATTGATGATTCTATTGTTCGTGGAACAACGATGAAGCAGATAGTTAAGATGTTAAAAGAAAATGGTGCAAGGAAAGTAAAAGTTGGTATACATTCACCACCTGTTATTGGACCATGCCCTTATGGCATTGATACTTCAAGAAAAAATGAGCTTATAGCAAATCAAAAGAGCATAGATGAAATTTTAAGTGAAATTAATGCTGACGAACTTCATTATTTATCTGTTGAAGGATTAAAAAAAGCAATTGGGGGAGATAATTTATGCCTGGGATGTCTCAATCTAAATTACCCCGTATAGTCGTGCTTGCATCAGGAAATGGTTCAAATTTTGAAGCAATTGTGAAAGCACAAAGAGAGGGAAAATTAAGAGCAGAGATTTTGATGTTAGTAGTAAACAAAGAATGTTTTGCAATTGAGAGAGCAAAAAGATTGGGGATTTCCTATAAGAAACTTTCAAAGGATTGGAAGGAAGAATTATTTTCGCTTTTAGAAGAATTAAATCCGGATTTAGTTGTTCTAGCAGGATTTATGAAAATTTTGCCTCCAAATATAGTAAATAAATGGAAGATAGTTAACATACATCCATCACTTTTGCCTGCTTTTAAGGGAAAAGATGCGATAAAGCAGGCATATGAATATGGAGTTAAAGTTACTGGAATTACAATACATTATGTAGATGAAGGTGTTGATACAGGTCCAATAATATTTCAGCACGCAATTAATATAGATGGAATGTCTTTGGAAAGGGTTGAAGAAGAAATACATAAAATAGAGCATAAATATTATCCTATCATTATTGATAAAATTTTGAATGATTAATTTCTTGAAAGGAGTGAGCGGGGGTGTATCTGGAAAAATTTAATTTGGATTTAAGGTATGGGGAAAATTCACATGAAAAAGCAGAAATTTTTGGAAAACCTGCGTTTGAGATTTTACATGAAGGCAAGCAACTTTCGTACAACAACATATTGGATGCCGAAGCTGCCTATGTAATAGCAAATAATCTAAAAAAACTAAAAGGCTATGCAAGTGTAGTAGTAAAACACCAAACACCATGCGGAGCATCTATAAAGAATGATAAGATTGAATCAATTCTTTCTGCAATAGCAGCAGATGAAGAATCAAGTTTTGGAGGCATATTAGCCGTTAACTTTGAATTTGATCAAGAATGTGCAATGGCAATTAAGAAAAAATATCTAGAAGTTGTCGTTGCAGAAAGTTTTACTCAAGAAGCAATTGAAGCTCTTTCAAAGAAAAAGGTTAGAATTTTAAAGATAAATGATTATGAACCAAAGGTAGGAAAACCTGCATTTGGAGCATTTTTAATAGGCGAGAGAAAGCTTCCAG contains:
- a CDS encoding DNA adenine methylase, which translates into the protein MQLNLFTYEKKAKPFLKWAGGKTQLIKEIDKRLPSMLKKGKPMRYIEPFVGSGALLFHLLNNYKIKEAYIIDINENLINLYLVIKNNVFELIEQLKSFADEYKSLSENKRKEYYYLKREEYNQEKEDKIKKAALLIFLNKTCFNGLYRTNKKGEFNVPFGKYKNPKILDQENLIAVANKLKNVNIYSGDFEISKNFPLDEETLIYFDPPYRPISKTSSFTSYSANDFDDNEQIRLKKFFDYVTSKGAKAILSNSDPKNFDPNDSFFDNLYKNYIIERIFAKRSINSNSEKRGYIREILIRNYEN
- the purF gene encoding amidophosphoribosyltransferase; protein product: MCGIAGVWNVEKSYNVLHDLLLGLQHRGQESVGIVLEDFKMIKNKGLVSQVLNESNFLPGNSGIGHVRYSTYGSNTEIQPLIGITSKGKFAIAHNGNIPDAESRINSLVEKGSVFNSTLDTEIFLHYISLAPYSDPILSIQWAFSRIPSAYSVVILGKDKLIAARDRFGFRPLFYGKYKNGYVIASEDSVLYSIGANKIVEVLPGEIVIFSDSGIEKVKYANTDVKFCSFEYIYFSRPDSNFLYGNVHRARYRMGEILFEESNMRGDIVIPILDSGFSGALGFSAASRIPIELGLMRNRYLGRSFIMPENREEIIKRKLVPIPEVIKDKEVIIIDDSIVRGTTMKQIVKMLKENGARKVKVGIHSPPVIGPCPYGIDTSRKNELIANQKSIDEILSEINADELHYLSVEGLKKAIGGDNLCLGCLNLNYPV
- the purN gene encoding phosphoribosylglycinamide formyltransferase, which codes for MPGMSQSKLPRIVVLASGNGSNFEAIVKAQREGKLRAEILMLVVNKECFAIERAKRLGISYKKLSKDWKEELFSLLEELNPDLVVLAGFMKILPPNIVNKWKIVNIHPSLLPAFKGKDAIKQAYEYGVKVTGITIHYVDEGVDTGPIIFQHAINIDGMSLERVEEEIHKIEHKYYPIIIDKILND
- a CDS encoding phosphoribosylaminoimidazolecarboxamide formyltransferase translates to MYLEKFNLDLRYGENSHEKAEIFGKPAFEILHEGKQLSYNNILDAEAAYVIANNLKKLKGYASVVVKHQTPCGASIKNDKIESILSAIAADEESSFGGILAVNFEFDQECAMAIKKKYLEVVVAESFTQEAIEALSKKKVRILKINDYEPKVGKPAFGAFLIGERKLPDLKFTHVAGPQLDVEELNELLFAFIVVEGVKSNAILISKDMTTVGIGTGQPSRKRAAWIATELAGEKAKDAYAASDAFFPFPDGLEILAKAGVKAVVSPMGSIRDEEVINAAEKMGLSFYKAEGRVFRH